The genomic stretch AATACACAATTATCAATACACCTACTTGAAAGGTCAATGACATATGTACCTTACTGCCGGGCACATGGTTCCATCACCCGGCTGAAGTTGCCGACGTACCCACGCTCCAAACCCGAAGTTCTGGGATAAATTTATGCTGTTTACGTGTGAACTGCATGCTGAGTCCAGAAGCTTGGAGCAAATGCACAACTACGAATACGGTAGTCGACGTGTCATCAATACTATACAGCAATCCTTCGGCATCTCATTGCCGACGTACCCACGCTCCAAACCCGAAGTTCTGGGTTCCTAGCATGCTCTCAACGTAACCGACTTGGCTATCTTCCGAACGAACCCGAGGACTGGGGATTGAAACCACCTTGGCACTGTTCCGTTACATGGCGTCTCTGGGGGCTCGGAGCAAAATGCATAAGTGTGAATAACACCTACTCGATAGGGCAGTGAGCTGGGAAAGCTTGCGAGAAGTAGCTTGCTGTATCCATACTGTAGGGTTGACACTGTGAGGTAGGCGACTTAACCCACGCGCGGGACCCAAAGACTTGGGGTTGAAACGTGGTGCTGTACCCTGGAGCATAGAGTAGATGTAGTCGCACCTAGGTatcataaaatacttgacagtgtgggtaagcacctaataggcgtgtctggcgaATACAGTGGCCCTTTTACACTAGTGTTTCAAGTATTTCAAGACACCTAGGTGGTAGTGTGAATACGGGTTGTTGATAGGACAGTGATAGGTCAGTGATGTGCATATCATTACTGCTGGGCTGCTCGTTACATCAACCGCTTCAACTTCGCCGACTTACCCGCACTCAAAATCCGACGTCTTGGAATTAAACCACCATGCTTTTGTTCCGTTACGCGCTGCACCCAGCAGTTTGGATATCTCCGCTGCGAAGTAATGCGTAAACAGCGGTTCCTTGCAGCATTTGAGGAGAAGGATGCGGATGCGAATGCGAATGTGCAAGGGAGGAGTTGGGGACATACAACCTCGGCATCTTCCTTATAAAGAGAAGATGTGCTGCTGAGCCGTGATGGCGGGACGAGGGAAACAGGGCAGAGTTTGGAAACTCGACGTGTGAGAGGGAGATGATAAGGCAGGATTCCGATGGTAGGACATATGTACATCACGTTAGTTAAAAACAGGGGTGGGGTGATGGGGTAATGCGGAAAAATCGTATGATTTTTATCGTTGGATTTGTTGTCCACGACGTTACCTCTTCCCTCCCCTTCCCCTACCTCCCTTGCCGCCCTTTTTCCCACCTCGacccccaccaccacccccaGTAATATTTCTAACATCTTCCCGACTCAAACTCAACGTACCACCCCTAAACTTGCCCACACTAGGCCCACCCACGCCCCTCTCCCTCCTCTCCCCACCCTTCTTCCCGGCTCCCGAGCCTCCCCTACTCTCCCTCTCCAGCACGATACCCGCTTCCCGAGCCTCGCTCCTCCGCTTCTCCTCGCCTAATCTCGCCTTTTGCACCATGTGTTTCCGCTGCGCCATGGGCATGTTCTTCTGCGCGAAAACCGAGCCTTTGGCACCGAGGGATTGCAGATGCAGGTCTGTGGATTTGTGGCGTGCGGCACCTGTGGCAGTGAGGGAGCGCGTGGGGTTTGAGGCGCTGGAGGAGAGAATGTGGGATTCTCGGAGGAGTTTTTGAAGTGCGAGGTCGTTTTTTAGGAGGGAGGCTTCTGTTGTGTCGTCGTCATcggtcttcttctttttgGATGAGGTGGGTTTGGAGGTGATGGTGGATGTGGAGGTTGGTGGTTTGGATGACATGAAGGCTTTCTTTTCGGCGCGTTCTGTGTCGCTGAGGTCATGGCGGGCGTCTTCGTAGGATATTACTTGTACGCCATTCTTCTCGTCGTCGCTTATGCCTGACCAATCTGATTCTTCGTCTTCTGAcccttcttcctcttcttgTGCGGGTGACTCCTCGATCTTGGGTTTCTTGTCTTCGACGGGGAGAGGGGCGAATTTTGCCTCAAAGGCGCGCCGGAATATGGCTTGAAGATCTTCTGCGCCGGAGTCGTCATGGCTAACATTCGACGAGGGAGATTCCGATCGCGATGGTCGCTCGAGTTCAGCGCGTGTTACACGTTTCCGTTTTCCAAGTGTGGGTGCCATTGTGAGTGCCGCGTTCGTCGTGCGTTATTCGTCGTCGGCATCGAGCTCGTTGTCGCAAAAAGCTTCCCCGATGCCAAAAAGTTCGCGCGCCCGACGTAACAAATCTCTAGTTAGCGTCAAATCATCCCTCCCGCGACTCGGACCTCCGTCTTCCATCACCCCTCCCCCGCAACCACAACAATCACTCCACCCCCAATTGAACGTTACCATGACGCGCTTTCGTCCTTGTATAGATCTGCACGCCGGCAGCGTCAAACAAATTGTCGGCGGCACCCTCAACACCACAACACCTGACATCCTCCAAACAAACTGGACATCCTCGCACCCTTCAGCCTTCTACGCAGACCTCTACAAAAAACACGCCCTAACCGGCGCACACGTAATAATGCTGGGTCCTGGAAACGACGCCGCAGCCCAAGAAGCGCTGGCAGCATGGCCAGGCGGCATGCAAGTAGGCGGCGGCATTACCGACAAGAATGCAGCCGAGTGGATAGCCCGAGGAGCGGAGAAGGTGAGCTTTCCCCTTGACACGAGACGGCGCATGAGATACAAAAGGCTGACGTAAAAGGCGTAGTAGGTAATAATAACCTCATACCTCTTCCCCGACTCAACCTTCTCGCAAGACCGCCTCCGTGCCGTCCTCGCCGCCCTAGACAGCGACGTACAGAAACTCGTCGTCGATCTGTCGTGTCGCAGGAAAGACGAGAAATGGTTCGTGGCGACGAATAAGTGGCAGACAATTACCGATTTTGAGTTGAATAAAGGTAAGAAACTCAACGAACTGCTCTCACTACCTGGTTTTGGGCAGAAGCTGATTCGTACATGTGTACACACAGACTCCATAGCCCTCCTGGAACCACACTGCAGCGAATTCCTCATCCACGCCGCCGACGTCGAAGGTCTCCAGCGCGGCATCGATCATGAGTTAGTTGAGAAACTGGCGGAGTGGTGTAGCATACCCGTCACATACGCAGGTGGTGGTCGCTCAATCGAGGACCTAGAGTTGGTTAAGAAGCTGAGCAAAGGCAAGGTGGATCTCACCATTGGCAGTGCCCTAGACATTTTCGGTGGTTCAGCCGTCAAGTTTGAAGAATGTGTAAAGTGGAATGCTGAGCAATCATAAAACCGGGCTTGCATGGAAATCTATCACTAGATACATGTTCAGTCCAACAGTAACAGATAACTAACCGACAAATACACGCAACGAACAGACATGTTCATGAAGCAAAGTATTTTTTATATTCTCAGTTCCCCATGACAAAGAACCAAATCTCAAACCTGTTCTCTCATTCAAGCTAcagaaaagagagagagagagagagctAGCTTAGACTACAGCGAGAATAGCCCAATCCATGCATGCATTCACACACATAGGCACAAAAACTCCCAAACCCCAGAAACATTCATGTTACTCAATCAAGCGTAAAGTAAGCAAAAGAAAAGCTTCCTCTGCCCAAGAGCAGCCTTCCAATGAGGGTCCCCCagagaaaagaaaagaagaaaaatGCCAGAAACACCGATCCGTTTCTTTCCAGTCTTGTTTGTGTGTGTTCAAAATTGTACAGTTGAGGGAGGGCAGGGAGCCAAAAACGGATAAACGACATGTGGAGAAGGGTAGGTAGGTGGGTGTAAAAGAGGGGGACCGAGACCCAGAGCTGGCGTCCCGTCCGTCAATCACGCAGTTATGCTTTTTATTTCCTAGGCGAGCAAAGTTAGTTTGCAAATTCGATTGAAAATATTACAAAAGTTGGTTCTGAGTGGAACATACACTTTCTTCAAAGACCACCCCGCGGTGTACCGACCGCACTCGTCATAGCCGTGCTAGCACCACCATGTACACTACCACCATCGTCGTAATCTTGCCACTCAGGAAACTCTGCCGTAGCTTCCCTAAGCTTGTCGAGCGCAGTCTGCTCAATGAGGTTGGCGTCCGCAAAGAGCAGGGAAGTGTCCTCGTTGTATGTACGGCAGTTGTTGCATAGTAAGCCCAGATCTTGGCGGAACTGCTTGACCGACTGGTACTCCTTCTTGTTGATCTTCTTCTCGATTTGCTTCATGCAGATGGGGTTCTTGATCAGCTGGTAGTAGTCTGGGTAGTCCCACTTGTCTGGTAGCTCGATGAAGGGGTCGATGATGCCCCGGTTCGGAATGTTGGGGTCCTGTGACTCTTCCTCGAGGTCATTGAGAGCTTCATAGACGATGTTAACAACCTTTTGAAGCGATGCTCGTTGATCTGGATGCAGCATGTCTTTGGTGGGTGCAGGCCGGCCACGTTTCCGTGGTGCGAGTTCAGCGTCGAGAGAGGCTTCATCAGCTTTACGCTTCTCCGCCTTCGGCTTGCGGCCTCGCTTCTTGGGCATCGGCTCCTCAGAGCTAGCGCGCGAAGGTACAGGCGAGTCCTCCTCGGGCCTACCACCGCTCTTCCTACCCCTCTTGGCAACCTTGGCTTCCTTGCGGGCGATAGCGGCTTCAATGGTGTCCTCGTCGTTGTCGACGGCCTCAAGCCACTGCTCCTCAGTAAGACCATCGTCATACTTGACCCGAGTACGCTCGCGAGCACCACGACCGGCAGGTGTGTCATCCTTCTCGTCGACAATAGGCGCCTCTTCGTTCAGGTAGATATCTGGCAGCTCACTCTCGCCGATCAAACGACCGAGAGGCTTACCAGGACCGTAAGGGTCTTCTGCTATCCGCTTGCGATCCATCTCTTGGAAGGTAACCAGCTCGTGGTCATGACGCATCATAATCTGGTTCAAGTCGTCATCGTCCATCTCCTCTTGCTCGAGACTCTCGGCCGCTTCAGCAGACTCCAACATGATTCGCAACATGGCATCTCGTTCGTCGTCCTTGGACTTGTTGTCGAATTTACCAGCTTGGATAACCTTGCCATCCATGTCAAGCTTGTAGTTGGCTCGCTCGAGAATCTTCTCTTCGACTGAGTTGGATGTGATGAGACGCAGAATGCGGACTTCGTTCTTCTGACCAATACGATGCGCACGATCCTGAGCTTGCAAATCCTGATGAGGATTCCAATCCGAGTCGTAAATGATAACAGTATCGGCGGTTTGGAGGTTCAGTCCAAGACCACCAGCACGCGTGGACAACAAGAAGCAGAAGTACGGTGAGTCGGGGGCATTGAAAAGCCGTAGAAGATCCGATCGGTCGTCTGCTTTGGTGGCTCCGTCCAGACGCAGATACATCATGCCTCGTAACCGTAGATAATCTTCCATAATGTTCATAATCTGAGTCATCTGGAAGAACATAAGGACACGATGACCGGTGGCCTGGAACTTGGGTAGAATTCGGTCGAGCAGTTCAAATTTGCCGGCCGCGCGCCATAGAAGATCGTTGGTACCCTTGGTTGGGTTCATGACATCCTCAACCTCTTCAAACACGAAAGGATGGTTGCACAGCTTTCGCAACTGCATCAACATGTTGCTCAAACCGCGCATACCAGTCTTTCCACCCTTGCCATCGCTGACCATGAGCCGGTTGTGAGTGACCAGTTGCTTGTACAACTTCGCCTGGAGGGTAGAGAAGTTGCACTTGATCACACGCTCAGTCTTGTCAGGAAGATCCTTCTCGACATCGCGCTTGAGACGTCGGAGCAAAAACGGCCTGAGCACTttgtgaagacgacgaaTGACGAGCAACTGCTCTTCTTCAGTAAGCTCCATCTTATCTTGACCTCCAGTGTTTGCAAAAGGTGTGTTGAACCACTCGTCAAAGGATGTAGCTGACTTGAAGATGGTAGGGAGGACAAAGTTAAGCATAGCCCACAGTTCTGTCAGGTTGTTCTGGAGCGGCGTACCCGTCAGAATAAGACGATACCGTGTCGTGTAGTACTGTGTGATAGTCATGCTGAGCTTCGAGCCGGCGTTCTTCATACGGTGACCCTCGTCGACAATCATGTGTACCCACTTGATCTTGCTGAGAACCGGCCTGTCCTTGATGATGAATTCGTACGTGGTGAGCAGAACTTGGAACTGGCCCCAGCGGATCTGTTGCTGGTATTGCTTACGCGAGTTTGGAGGCCCCTTGTAGACGATCTTGGTGACGCTCGGCGCCCACTTTTCAAACTCGTTGGTCCAGTTGGTAAGTGTACTAAGCGGTACAATGACCAGGTAGGGTCCAGGCTGTCGCTTCTTTTCGATGAGGTACGTAATCAAACTGATGGTCTGGATGGTCTTTCCGAGACCCATCTCGTCGGCAAGAATACCGTTAAGGTTGTTGTTGTATAGCGATATCATCCACTGCAGACCCTTGAGTTGGTATTCTTTCAGAGTACCGCCAACCAGGTTGGATGCCTGCTGGGTGACCTCTTCCTTGACACGATGGGCAATCTCGTAGTAGTcggtcttcttcttgccTGGCTTGTCTTCGTCGCCAGATTCGGCGTCGCTGGTTTCGCTCTCTGGCTCCGGCTCGTATGAGTTGTTTGCAGATCGCTGCTGTGCCTTGACGGAGTCGGCAAGTTGTTTCAAGAAACCATCGGTCTGCTTGAGCAAATGTGAGATACGAGTGTCCTTGGCTTGGCCCAAAAGCTTGAGGTAAGTCTCTTCGTCGTTGGACTTGAGAGCCTGCAGACGTTGCTTGGCAGTACGCTCGATGCGCTTCTGCTCCTCCTTCTCGATGTTTTGGT from Pyrenophora tritici-repentis strain M4 chromosome 1, whole genome shotgun sequence encodes the following:
- a CDS encoding HisA, Phosphoribosylformimino-5-aminoimidazole carboxamide ribonucleotide (ProFAR) isomerase codes for the protein MTRFRPCIDLHAGSVKQIVGGTLNTTTPDILQTNWTSSHPSAFYADLYKKHALTGAHVIMLGPGNDAAAQEALAAWPGGMQVGGGITDKNAAEWIARGAEKVIITSYLFPDSTFSQDRLRAVLAALDSDVQKLVVDLSCRRKDEKWFVATNKWQTITDFELNKGKKLNELLSLPGFGQKLIRTCVHTDSIALLEPHCSEFLIHAADVEGLQRGIDHELVEKLAEWCSIPVTYAGGGRSIEDLELVKKLSKGKVDLTIGSALDIFGGSAVKFEECVKWNAEQS
- a CDS encoding HepA, Superfamily II DNA-RNA helicase, SNF2 family, producing MASVQANPEMPGQGQLPGNITREQIQHVFQRYTAMKAQGVPETNPEFIKARNLLSMVQKQNQYQQQQKMLRQQQMQRQQGQMDPQNAQLNGAGMGMANGTKPATPADAKVTTPMPASTGPSSTMQVATAGGQTPAGDGQTPTSATAGSMSLSKDQLLMLRAQIGAFKHLSKGLPLPSNMQQQIFGHHQAKKPQNAADAVAAASQMLDNATRAGSTSSATGGAVQETRPLPRLPDTFIDPWSSEAFRDVNYISHTQRKNRPYLATIMPQGVDIDAAQQTMEDLRKERDMLLYNRLTAKRAELERTHANIGSWDTSKTDSPEDDGKVKLALVIEQKKLNLLEKQRKLRREIAQQMIHADNLAMTANRTLYRRLKKQSMREARLTEKLEKQQRDARETKEKKKHHEFIDAIRKHRTELQEAGAAQRIRLQKLGRLMITTHQNIEKEEQKRIERTAKQRLQALKSNDEETYLKLLGQAKDTRISHLLKQTDGFLKQLADSVKAQQRSANNSYEPEPESETSDAESGDEDKPGKKKTDYYEIAHRVKEEVTQQASNLVGGTLKEYQLKGLQWMISLYNNNLNGILADEMGLGKTIQTISLITYLIEKKRQPGPYLVIVPLSTLTNWTNEFEKWAPSVTKIVYKGPPNSRKQYQQQIRWGQFQVLLTTYEFIIKDRPVLSKIKWVHMIVDEGHRMKNAGSKLSMTITQYYTTRYRLILTGTPLQNNLTELWAMLNFVLPTIFKSATSFDEWFNTPFANTGGQDKMELTEEEQLLVIRRLHKVLRPFLLRRLKRDVEKDLPDKTERVIKCNFSTLQAKLYKQLVTHNRLMVSDGKGGKTGMRGLSNMLMQLRKLCNHPFVFEEVEDVMNPTKGTNDLLWRAAGKFELLDRILPKFQATGHRVLMFFQMTQIMNIMEDYLRLRGMMYLRLDGATKADDRSDLLRLFNAPDSPYFCFLLSTRAGGLGLNLQTADTVIIYDSDWNPHQDLQAQDRAHRIGQKNEVRILRLITSNSVEEKILERANYKLDMDGKVIQAGKFDNKSKDDERDAMLRIMLESAEAAESLEQEEMDDDDLNQIMMRHDHELVTFQEMDRKRIAEDPYGPGKPLGRLIGESELPDIYLNEEAPIVDEKDDTPAGRGARERTRVKYDDGLTEEQWLEAVDNDEDTIEAAIARKEAKVAKRGRKSGGRPEEDSPVPSRASSEEPMPKKRGRKPKAEKRKADEASLDAELAPRKRGRPAPTKDMLHPDQRASLQKVVNIVYEALNDLEEESQDPNIPNRGIIDPFIELPDKWDYPDYYQLIKNPICMKQIEKKINKKEYQSVKQFRQDLGLLCNNCRTYNEDTSLLFADANLIEQTALDKLREATAEFPEWQDYDDGGSVHGGASTAMTSAVGTPRGGL